In one window of Flavobacterium ginsengisoli DNA:
- a CDS encoding NUDIX hydrolase: protein MTEITTNQHKPAVDGITIDCVFFGFNKESLEVLLVQHAQGESIGKWGLLGGWLQADESADDAAQRILQELTGLEDIYLEQLKAFTNPKRVLERRVVTIGYYTLVNREDYNIKASLRVIEAKWYKINEIPDLIFDHNEILNVSLMQLRNRVRQAPIGFNLLPEKFTLLQLMHLYEEILGIELDKSNFRRKILHMKLLTELDEKQKDVSHRAAKLYKFDDEMYKKLTQKGFNFEY from the coding sequence TTGACTGAAATAACCACTAATCAACATAAACCAGCCGTAGACGGAATCACAATTGACTGCGTTTTCTTTGGTTTTAACAAAGAGAGTCTAGAAGTTCTCTTGGTTCAGCACGCTCAAGGCGAAAGTATCGGTAAATGGGGGTTACTTGGCGGATGGCTTCAAGCTGATGAAAGTGCCGATGATGCCGCACAACGTATTTTACAGGAACTTACTGGACTTGAAGATATTTATCTAGAACAGCTAAAAGCCTTTACAAATCCGAAGCGTGTTTTAGAAAGACGTGTTGTCACTATTGGCTATTATACATTGGTTAATCGTGAAGATTATAATATTAAAGCCAGTTTACGAGTTATTGAAGCAAAATGGTATAAAATAAATGAGATTCCTGATTTGATTTTTGATCATAACGAAATCCTGAATGTCAGTTTAATGCAATTGCGTAATCGGGTGCGTCAAGCTCCAATCGGATTTAATCTTCTGCCAGAAAAATTTACTTTATTACAATTAATGCATTTATACGAGGAAATTCTCGGAATTGAATTGGATAAGTCCAATTTTAGAAGAAAAATTCTTCATATGAAACTGCTGACAGAATTGGATGAAAAACAAAAAGACGTTTCGCATAGAGCCGCAAAACTCTACAAATTTGATGACGAAATGTATAAAAAACTAACTCAAAAAGGATTCAATTTTGAGTATTAA